One Clupea harengus chromosome 12, Ch_v2.0.2, whole genome shotgun sequence DNA segment encodes these proteins:
- the ppp1cc gene encoding serine/threonine-protein phosphatase PP1-gamma catalytic subunit A, protein MADIDKLNIDSIIQRLLEVRGSKPGKNVQLQENEIRGLCLKSREIFLSQPILLELEAPLKICGDIHGQYYDLLRLFEYGGYPPESNYLFLGDYVDRGKQSLETICLLLAYKIKYPENFFLLRGNHECASINRIYGFYDECKRRYNIKLWKTFTDCFNCLPIAAIVDEKIFCCHGGLSPDLQSMEQIRRIMRPTDVPDQGLLCDLLWSDPDKDVLGWGENDRGVSFTFGAEVVAKFLHKHDLDLICRAHQVVEDGYEFFAKRQLVTLFSAPNYCGEFDNAGAMMSVDETLMCSFQILKPAEKKKPNSSRPVTPPRNMVTKQAKK, encoded by the exons ATGGCCGACATCGACAAGCTCAACATAGACAGTATCATTCAGCGGCTCCTGGAAG TGCGAGGCTCCAAGCCAGGGAAGAATGTGCAGCTCCAGGAGAACGAGATCCGTGGACTGTGTTTGAAGTCCCGTGAGATCTTCCTGAGCCAGCCCatcctgctggagctggaggcccCACTCAAGATCTGTG gaGACATCCACGGCCAGTACTACGACCTGTTGCGGCTCTTCGAGTACGGTGGCTACCCGCCCGAGAGCAACTACCTGTTCCTGGGCGACTACGTGGACCGAGGGAAGCAGTCGCTGGAGACCATCTGCCTGCTGCTGGCCTACAAGATCAAATACCCCGAGAACTTCTTCCTGCTGCGCGGCAACCACGAGTGTGCCTCCATCAACCGCATCTACGGCTTCTACGACGAGT GCAAAAGACGCTACAACATCAAGCTCTGGAAGACCTtcactgactgcttcaactgtCTCCCCATCGCCGCCATTGTGGATGAGAAGATCTTTTGCTGTCATGGGG GACTGTCCCCCGACCTGCAGTCCATGGAGCAGATCCGGCGCATCATGCGACCCACCGACGTGCCCGACCAGGGCCTGCTGTGCGACCTGCTGTGGTCCGACCCGGACAAGGACGTGCTGGGCTGGGGCGAGAACGACCGCGGCGTCTCCTTCACCTTCGGCGCCGAAGTGGTGGCCAAGTTCCTGCACAAGCACGACCTGGACCTCATCTGTCGAGCGCATCAG GTGGTCGAGGACGGCTACGAGTTCTTTGCCAAGAGGCAGCTGGTCACGCTCTTCTCCGCACCCAACTACTGTGGAGAGTTCGACAACGCGGGAGCCATGATGAGTGTGGATGAGACGCTCATGTGCTCTTTTCAG ATCTTGAAACCAGCAGAGAAGAAAAAGCCCAACTCCAGCCGTCCAGTGACCCCGCCCAGGAACATGGTGACCAAGCAGGCTAAGAAATGA